One part of the Mycosarcoma maydis chromosome 18, whole genome shotgun sequence genome encodes these proteins:
- a CDS encoding uncharacterized protein (related to ERG25 - C-4 methyl sterol oxidase): MSDIAEHASTVQPILTATAGLGGGDTAEKHAIFAEQERPKRHAMSSTWPTKAGHEWAIPERLLALMGVASFSSLKTHAPSAAIPVYPKDAPVPVFPLWKMHLVVAPKAAAPLIAHAAFEYLTGITVSRGAAMTLYMVSFVLIGISFVSWCNRTALRFGTFDAQAGRDGVPDVETWNVIRELLFVALSRSLVGVYFLYRPGEPLLTLRSVVMFPLNMFIYAVVLDFYFYWYHRSMHEVGFLWRFHRKHHTTKHPNAALSAFADHEQELFDTLVIPALTWFTWRIDFATWFGSTVYILYVEVFGHSGIRAYFQIPTTWPLRYLGCELCIEDHDLHHRYGWKKSGNYGKQTRLWDAVFRTCKPRIESTEQNIDWGLSTPPPLPTHST, from the coding sequence ATGTCGGACATAGCTGAACACGCTTCCACCGTCCAACCCATCTTGACCGCGACCGCCGGtcttggtggtggtgacaCTGCGGAAAAGCATGCGATTTtcgccgagcaagagcgtCCCAAAAGACATGCAATGTCATCGACTTGGCCGACCAAAGCGGGCCACGAATGGGCAATTCCCGAACGCTTGCTGGCGCTGATGGGCGTGGCTTCGTTTTCGTCGCTCAAGACCCACGCCCCAAGCGCAGCGATACCTGTCTATCCTAAAGACGCACCCGTCCCCGTCTTTCCGCTCTGGAAGATGCACCTTGTTGTCGCACCCAAAGCTGCCGCTCCGCTGATCGCGCACGCTGCATTCGAATATCTCACAGGCATCACCGTCAGCAGAGGTGCAGCCATGACTTTGTACATGGTGAGCTTCGTGCTCATAGGTATTAGCTTTGTTTCTTGGTGCAACCGCACCGCTTTGCGATTCGGTACATTTGATGCTCAGGCCGGCCGAGACGGTGTGCCCGATGTCGAAACTTGGAATGTGATACGCGAGTTACTCTTCGTCGCCCTTAGCCGCTCTCTCGTCGGAGTCTACTTTCTCTACCGTCCGGGAGAGCCTCTGCTCACTCTGCGAAGCGTCGTGATGTTCCCGCTTAACATGTTTATTTATGCGGTAGTGTTGGACTTCTACTTTTACTGGTACCATCGCAGTATGCACGAGGTCGGCTTCCTAtggcgcttccaccgcAAACACCACACGACCAAGCACCCCAATGCTGCTCTCAGTGCATTTGCCGATCACGAACAGGAGTTATTCGATACTCTCGTTATCCCAGCTCTTACATGGTTCACCTGGCGCATCGACTTTGCCACATGGTTCGGCTCGACTGTCTACATCCTGTACGTGGAGGTATTCGGCCACTCGGGAATACGCGCTTACTTCCAGATTCCGACCACTTGGCCGCTCCGTTACCTCGGCTGCGAACTTTGCATCGAGGATCACgacctccaccaccgctaCGGCTGGAAGAAATCCGGCAATTACGGGAAACAAACTCGTCTCTGGGACGCGGTCTTTCGTACATGCAAGCCCAGGATCGAATCGACCGAACAAAACATCGACTGGGGCCTGTCAACCCCTCCTCCATTGCCTACGCATTCCACGTAG